From the genome of Longimicrobiales bacterium, one region includes:
- a CDS encoding MarR family transcriptional regulator has translation MDPALLEDALHLSGALSELLRVIQFRDRDRSCCYDISVSQCYALKGIVEARAMTVNDLAAHLYLDKSTASRIANGMVDKGLLVRERDAEDGRVVHLVPTEMGVEIFEKIEQDQTIEYADMLSDFDPEIRSAITRLVARLGRSFSARVEVSGGSCCVVS, from the coding sequence GTGGATCCAGCGCTGCTCGAAGACGCACTGCATCTGTCAGGTGCTTTGAGTGAGTTGCTCCGCGTGATCCAGTTCCGGGACCGGGACCGGTCGTGCTGCTACGACATCAGCGTGAGCCAGTGCTACGCGCTCAAGGGCATCGTAGAAGCTCGTGCCATGACGGTGAACGACCTCGCCGCGCATCTTTACTTGGACAAGAGCACTGCCAGCCGCATCGCAAACGGTATGGTGGACAAGGGCCTGCTCGTCCGAGAGAGAGACGCTGAGGACGGTCGCGTTGTGCATCTGGTCCCAACGGAGATGGGAGTCGAGATCTTCGAGAAGATCGAGCAGGACCAAACGATCGAGTACGCTGACATGCTCTCTGATTTCGACCCGGAGATTCGTTCGGCAATCACTCGGCTTGTCGCCAGGCTCGGCCGTTCGTTTTCGGCGCGGGTCGAGGTGTCGGGTGGTAGTTGCTGCGTGGTGAGCTGA
- a CDS encoding radical SAM protein, translated as MAEPFLRITEIFHSIQGESTWAGVPCTFVRLTGCPLRCTWCDTAYAFHGGSRMTFDEIVSEVKSHSATIVEITGGEPLAHPGAVDLATLLLDEGFTVLLETSGAFDISPLDDRVHRIMDLKCPGSGESKRNLWRNLAHLGPRDEVKFVVKDRTDYEWARDAIREHGLDDRVRTGTLRALLMSPVWGEVDLEAFAAWILEDGLPVRFQVQVHKLIWGAKATGV; from the coding sequence ATGGCTGAGCCATTCCTGCGAATCACCGAGATCTTCCATTCGATTCAAGGCGAATCGACCTGGGCCGGGGTACCCTGCACGTTCGTCCGACTGACGGGCTGCCCACTACGGTGCACTTGGTGTGACACTGCATACGCCTTCCACGGCGGCAGTCGGATGACCTTCGACGAGATCGTCTCCGAGGTGAAGAGCCACTCCGCGACAATCGTGGAAATCACCGGCGGCGAACCACTCGCGCACCCGGGAGCGGTCGATCTAGCGACCCTCCTCCTCGACGAGGGCTTCACGGTTCTCCTCGAAACTTCTGGGGCCTTCGACATCTCACCTCTGGACGACCGCGTCCATCGGATCATGGACCTGAAGTGTCCGGGCTCCGGAGAGTCCAAGCGGAACCTCTGGAGGAACCTCGCCCATCTCGGCCCCCGAGACGAAGTGAAATTCGTGGTCAAGGACCGAACCGACTACGAGTGGGCTCGTGATGCCATACGCGAGCACGGGCTCGACGACCGGGTGCGAACGGGGACGCTACGAGCGCTCCTCATGTCTCCGGTGTGGGGTGAAGTCGACCTCGAGGCGTTTGCAGCCTGGATTCTCGAAGATGGCTTGCCGGTCCGCTTTCAGGTCCAGGTGCACAAGCTCATCTGGGGGGCGAAGGCGACCGGCGTCTGA
- a CDS encoding nucleotide pyrophosphohydrolase: MSADGASTDEDVTSEGDGSLTLKDAQARVDSWISQFEEGYWPPLTNLARLIEEVGELAREMNHQFGHKTKKADEPDQNLAIELADVLFVLLVIANEQGIELDSALEQVLEKYRVRDSDRWAPKV; the protein is encoded by the coding sequence GTGAGCGCCGACGGGGCCAGTACTGACGAAGACGTGACGTCAGAGGGGGACGGGAGCCTGACGCTCAAAGATGCGCAGGCCCGAGTCGACAGCTGGATTTCTCAGTTCGAAGAGGGCTACTGGCCACCGCTCACGAACTTGGCCCGGTTGATCGAGGAGGTCGGCGAGCTCGCTCGCGAGATGAACCACCAGTTCGGTCACAAGACGAAGAAGGCCGATGAGCCTGATCAGAATCTGGCGATTGAACTGGCGGACGTGCTGTTCGTACTTCTCGTGATTGCCAACGAACAGGGGATCGAGCTCGACTCAGCCCTGGAACAGGTGCTAGAGAAGTATCGAGTTCGCGATTCGGATCGGTGGGCTCCGAAGGTCTAG
- a CDS encoding CoA pyrophosphatase, which translates to MEAAVAMVVRGEPQLDFLLIKRATSERDPWSGQMALPGGRWERTDSGLLHTARRETMEETGVNLEIHGSPLGRLEDVTPSSTRLPPMRIAPFVFGVPAGTEAEVASPEVQSVHWIPLDVLRAPETSTDVRIQLPGLDKRFPSYHVIGEHVWGLTHRILTGFLDLYPS; encoded by the coding sequence ATGGAGGCGGCAGTTGCAATGGTTGTCCGCGGCGAACCTCAGCTCGACTTCCTCCTGATCAAGCGCGCGACCTCGGAACGAGATCCGTGGTCCGGCCAGATGGCGTTGCCTGGCGGACGCTGGGAGAGAACCGACTCCGGCCTGCTTCATACCGCACGCAGGGAGACGATGGAGGAGACCGGGGTCAACCTCGAAATCCACGGCTCACCACTAGGCCGACTCGAAGACGTAACTCCGTCTAGCACCAGACTGCCCCCCATGCGCATCGCACCCTTTGTATTCGGGGTGCCGGCCGGAACCGAGGCAGAAGTGGCGAGCCCCGAGGTCCAGAGCGTCCACTGGATCCCTCTAGATGTCCTGCGTGCTCCCGAGACCAGCACCGACGTCCGCATCCAGCTCCCCGGTCTCGATAAACGTTTCCCGAGCTACCATGTAATCGGCGAACACGTCTGGGGCCTGACCCACCGAATCCTCACAGGCTTTCTGGACCTCTACCCGTCCTGA
- the arsM gene encoding arsenite methyltransferase, translating into MSATHTETEQKQAVRDRYARAATEGSGCCEPSCCGDDTASPAEDISQIIGYSKDELADLPEDANLGLGCGNPTALASLKEGQTVLDLGSGAGIDCFLAANQVGASGTVIGVDMTPQMIDRARTNANKAGYDNVEFRLGEIEAIPVADGTVDVIISNCVLNLSTAKDKVLAEAYRVLKPGGRVVVSDMVSDLPVPLVLQGDLNAVAACLPTYRETYMQQFRDAGFADVRITEEKLYPASYILTDPGVQDFIRQNPDEESTLTDFAGSIAGAHFEATKS; encoded by the coding sequence ATGAGTGCCACACATACCGAGACGGAACAGAAACAGGCCGTCCGCGACCGCTACGCGCGCGCTGCCACAGAAGGCTCTGGATGCTGCGAACCCTCCTGCTGCGGAGACGATACGGCCAGCCCGGCGGAGGACATCAGCCAGATCATCGGCTACTCGAAAGACGAGCTTGCTGACCTCCCGGAAGACGCCAATCTCGGCTTGGGCTGCGGTAACCCCACTGCCCTGGCATCCCTCAAAGAAGGTCAGACCGTTCTCGACCTCGGGTCCGGCGCGGGCATCGACTGCTTCCTGGCCGCGAACCAGGTCGGAGCCTCCGGCACGGTCATCGGCGTGGACATGACACCTCAGATGATCGATCGCGCTCGGACGAACGCGAACAAGGCCGGCTACGACAACGTCGAATTTCGGCTCGGTGAGATCGAGGCAATTCCCGTCGCAGACGGGACGGTCGACGTCATCATTTCGAATTGCGTCCTGAACCTGAGCACCGCAAAAGACAAAGTGCTCGCGGAGGCGTACCGCGTCCTCAAGCCGGGCGGACGAGTCGTGGTCTCGGACATGGTCTCGGACCTACCCGTGCCTCTGGTCCTCCAGGGCGACCTGAATGCGGTGGCCGCCTGCCTGCCCACCTACCGCGAGACGTACATGCAGCAGTTCCGCGACGCGGGCTTCGCTGACGTGCGGATTACGGAGGAGAAGCTCTACCCCGCGAGCTACATCCTCACGGACCCCGGCGTCCAAGACTTCATCAGACAGAACCCAGATGAGGAATCGACGCTCACAGATTTCGCAGGATCAATCGCTGGCGCGCACTTCGAGGCGACGAAGTCCTGA
- a CDS encoding aminotransferase class V-fold PLP-dependent enzyme, which yields MTDFEQIRSEFPILERKTYMNSCSLGALSRRSEAYLGEFTEHWHEMGASAWYRHWLGRVEDLRGRVALFLGATPHELALLPSTSTALAAVTESVRNGDRNRVICTELDFPTLAYQWAVKPEIELVVLRSEDGISIDPQQYADVVDERTLYIATSHVFFTTGYEQDLTALADIARDAGAMSLIDGYQGAGQVELSLPETGVDFYTTGPLKWLCGGPGLAYLYVRDTLVGQLEPRLTSWFATERQFDFDLEGFSYRPDARRFELGTPALPTVYTSLGGQEIIDEIGIEAIVARNRVLTDRIIARAEGAGLRLRLADPDHRTSIVMIHHDDPPGAIKYLAEHGVIVDYRPGFVRVSPHFYNTEAEVDRCIDVLAQYSC from the coding sequence GTGACCGACTTCGAACAGATCCGCTCAGAGTTCCCCATTCTCGAGCGAAAGACCTACATGAACTCGTGCTCGCTCGGGGCCCTCTCCCGTCGTTCGGAAGCCTACCTCGGCGAGTTTACCGAACACTGGCATGAGATGGGCGCGTCGGCCTGGTATCGGCACTGGCTCGGTCGAGTCGAGGACCTGCGCGGACGGGTCGCCCTCTTCCTAGGTGCCACACCCCACGAGCTCGCGCTCCTTCCATCTACCTCGACAGCCCTCGCCGCAGTGACCGAGTCTGTCCGGAACGGTGACCGCAATCGGGTGATCTGCACCGAGCTCGACTTTCCCACGCTGGCATACCAGTGGGCCGTGAAGCCGGAAATTGAGCTCGTCGTTCTGCGGTCGGAAGACGGCATCAGTATCGACCCACAGCAGTACGCCGACGTCGTGGATGAGCGCACCCTCTACATCGCGACGAGTCACGTCTTCTTCACGACGGGCTACGAACAGGACCTCACCGCTCTGGCGGACATCGCACGGGACGCCGGGGCCATGTCCCTCATCGACGGCTACCAGGGCGCGGGCCAGGTAGAGCTCTCTCTCCCCGAAACGGGAGTCGATTTCTATACCACGGGACCCCTGAAATGGCTCTGTGGAGGGCCAGGCCTCGCGTACCTGTACGTGCGCGACACCCTGGTGGGGCAGCTCGAACCGCGACTCACGTCATGGTTTGCGACAGAACGTCAGTTCGATTTCGACCTTGAGGGCTTCAGCTATCGACCCGACGCCCGTCGCTTTGAGCTCGGCACACCCGCCCTGCCGACGGTCTACACGTCCCTCGGCGGCCAAGAGATCATTGACGAGATCGGAATCGAGGCAATCGTTGCTCGGAATCGTGTGCTAACCGACCGAATCATCGCTCGTGCGGAAGGCGCTGGCCTTCGCCTTCGCCTCGCAGATCCGGATCACCGGACCTCCATCGTCATGATCCATCATGATGATCCGCCCGGAGCCATCAAGTATCTCGCCGAACACGGGGTGATCGTTGACTATCGACCAGGCTTCGTGCGCGTGAGCCCCCACTTCTACAACACCGAGGCCGAGGTCGACCGCTGCATCGACGTTCTGGCCCAGTACTCCTGCTGA
- a CDS encoding aminoacetone oxidase family FAD-binding enzyme, with protein sequence MSSSSPQRPVVIVGAGAAGLMAALIASRGGAEVILIEGTKDGGRKILISGGGRCNILPSVTQPERYVTDSSPNTLRKILKSWPQPEQRAFLERELGMPLELEEETGKLFPSSHKARDVRDGLVRGVEEAGGRIWFGTRVRDLKSEDDHWIVELDNAPSIAARAVVIATGGLSVPATGSDGAGLRLAEMLGHRMHPTYPALTPLIARPHPHAALAGISRTVTITAPGSRPPFSTTDGFLVTHDGWSGPAALDVSHLAIRGRAGGARQELRVQWTQHDGESWDAMLRSGSGPVRATIARHLERRLADTLLQEIGLDPMTSLGQMKKADRRALATALSEYTLSWTGDAGYKKAEVTGGGVALDQIDPRTMESRCCPGLFLCGEILDAFGPIGGHNFLWAWATGKAAGEGTLSLSSG encoded by the coding sequence ATGTCTTCATCTTCTCCACAACGCCCGGTGGTCATCGTCGGGGCCGGCGCAGCCGGCCTCATGGCTGCCCTGATCGCGTCTCGCGGAGGGGCTGAGGTCATCCTCATTGAAGGCACGAAGGATGGGGGTCGAAAGATCCTGATCAGTGGGGGAGGACGGTGCAACATCCTCCCGTCGGTGACGCAGCCGGAACGTTACGTCACCGATTCCTCTCCGAACACGCTCCGGAAAATCCTGAAGTCCTGGCCACAACCGGAGCAGCGGGCGTTCCTTGAGCGTGAACTCGGCATGCCGCTGGAGCTTGAGGAGGAGACCGGCAAACTCTTTCCTTCTTCCCACAAGGCACGTGACGTCCGCGACGGTCTCGTCCGAGGCGTCGAGGAAGCGGGCGGACGGATCTGGTTCGGCACCCGGGTGAGAGACCTCAAGAGTGAAGACGACCACTGGATCGTCGAACTGGACAACGCTCCTTCGATCGCCGCGCGGGCGGTGGTCATCGCTACGGGCGGCCTTTCGGTTCCGGCCACTGGAAGCGACGGCGCAGGGCTCCGACTCGCGGAGATGCTGGGTCACCGTATGCATCCAACGTATCCGGCCTTGACTCCACTCATCGCCAGACCGCATCCGCACGCCGCCCTGGCTGGGATTTCGCGTACCGTCACGATTACCGCCCCAGGGAGTCGTCCGCCGTTCAGCACGACAGACGGATTCCTCGTGACGCACGACGGCTGGAGCGGGCCGGCAGCCCTCGATGTCTCACATCTTGCGATCCGGGGGCGGGCGGGCGGAGCCCGCCAGGAGCTCAGGGTTCAATGGACTCAGCATGACGGAGAGTCTTGGGACGCCATGCTCCGTTCCGGAAGCGGGCCGGTTCGGGCAACGATCGCAAGGCATTTGGAGCGTCGACTGGCCGACACGCTCCTCCAGGAAATTGGACTGGATCCAATGACATCGCTCGGGCAGATGAAGAAGGCAGACCGTCGAGCCCTCGCCACCGCACTCTCCGAGTACACGCTGTCCTGGACGGGCGATGCCGGCTACAAGAAGGCTGAGGTCACCGGCGGCGGGGTAGCTCTCGATCAGATCGATCCAAGAACCATGGAGTCGCGGTGCTGTCCGGGTCTCTTCCTGTGCGGGGAGATCCTCGATGCGTTTGGACCAATCGGCGGACACAACTTTCTCTGGGCCTGGGCCACCGGAAAAGCGGCTGGTGAGGGAACGCTCTCACTATCTTCGGGATAG
- the queG gene encoding tRNA epoxyqueuosine(34) reductase QueG, with product MTPPPELTARLEAKARALGLSLFGVAGAEPSAHMPYYADWVARERHGGMGYLAREDSVARRADLRGTMDTVASVVVVGHEYYHEDDPARAGDPARGVVARYARGEDYHHVLKNKLLALQAWLEDEVRSGPAGDSVQARVYVDTGPILERDLARRAGLGWFGKNTVLIDPRRGSWFLLGLLLVDVELPASGPFEEEHCGSCNACIDACPTDALLGRDADGAPVIDARRCISYLTIELRDVIPLELRPLMGNRVFGCDICQEVCPWNAKFAAPTSEPAYAARAGLDGPRLVDFAHSLLDMSEKAYQRAYAESPLARPRRKGMLRNLCVALGNWAATDSVAAVDALAPLSRALNDGQPLVRAHAAWALGQFSDGAGAPALESRREVEDIDWVASEISGSLGM from the coding sequence ATGACGCCGCCGCCCGAACTGACCGCGCGCCTCGAGGCGAAGGCCCGCGCTCTCGGCCTTTCTCTCTTCGGCGTCGCCGGTGCAGAGCCGAGTGCTCACATGCCCTACTACGCCGACTGGGTGGCTCGGGAGCGGCACGGCGGGATGGGCTACCTGGCCCGTGAGGATTCGGTGGCGAGGCGGGCCGACCTTCGGGGCACTATGGATACGGTGGCGTCGGTGGTTGTGGTCGGACACGAATACTACCACGAGGACGACCCCGCTCGGGCCGGGGATCCTGCCAGAGGCGTCGTGGCCAGGTATGCGCGTGGTGAGGACTATCACCACGTCTTGAAGAATAAGCTTCTCGCCCTGCAGGCTTGGCTGGAGGATGAAGTCAGGTCGGGACCGGCTGGCGACTCCGTGCAGGCGCGCGTTTATGTCGACACGGGGCCGATTCTCGAGCGCGACCTCGCCCGTCGAGCGGGACTCGGATGGTTCGGGAAGAACACCGTCCTGATCGATCCCCGGCGTGGCTCTTGGTTCCTTCTCGGACTCCTGCTGGTCGATGTCGAACTGCCGGCTAGCGGGCCCTTCGAGGAAGAGCATTGTGGGAGCTGCAACGCCTGTATCGATGCGTGTCCGACGGATGCGCTGCTTGGACGCGACGCCGACGGCGCACCGGTCATCGATGCGCGGAGGTGCATCTCTTACCTGACCATCGAGCTCCGTGACGTGATTCCCCTCGAGCTACGCCCACTCATGGGGAATCGGGTGTTCGGCTGTGATATCTGCCAAGAGGTTTGTCCCTGGAATGCTAAATTCGCTGCGCCGACCAGCGAGCCTGCCTATGCCGCGCGCGCTGGGCTCGATGGACCGCGCCTCGTGGATTTTGCGCATTCACTTCTCGATATGTCTGAAAAGGCCTACCAGCGCGCGTATGCCGAGTCCCCGCTCGCTCGACCTCGACGGAAGGGAATGCTACGAAACCTCTGCGTGGCTCTCGGAAATTGGGCAGCGACCGATTCCGTCGCGGCGGTGGACGCCCTCGCACCGCTGTCCCGGGCGCTGAATGACGGCCAGCCACTCGTTCGAGCCCATGCCGCCTGGGCCCTGGGTCAGTTCTCAGATGGAGCGGGTGCACCAGCTCTCGAGTCTCGACGCGAGGTCGAGGACATCGACTGGGTCGCTAGCGAGATCTCTGGGTCGCTCGGAATGTGA
- a CDS encoding copper homeostasis protein CutC, whose translation MNRQRPLLEVCSASAEFAIAAVDAGADRVELCANLVEGGTTPSLAEVEVATERLDVPIMVMVRPRGGDFLYSDVEFEVMTRDVTRIREAGADGVVFGVLDAVGRIDRARTERLIDAARPLPVTFHRAFDVSRDLPESLDTLLELGVDRVLTSAGRARVLDALPLLAKLLARAGDAAVILPGGGIRGDNVREVLAVPGVREVHMGASAYEASPMGYRVVGVPMGRAYEPDEYSREVADQALIRGVVDALVQGGE comes from the coding sequence ATGAATCGTCAACGCCCACTTCTCGAGGTGTGCTCGGCATCTGCCGAGTTTGCCATCGCCGCCGTCGATGCCGGGGCCGATCGTGTCGAACTCTGTGCGAATCTCGTAGAGGGTGGGACGACGCCGAGCCTCGCGGAAGTCGAGGTCGCGACGGAGCGCCTGGACGTGCCGATCATGGTGATGGTTCGGCCGCGGGGTGGAGATTTTCTCTATTCCGATGTCGAATTCGAGGTGATGACGAGGGATGTGACGCGCATCAGGGAGGCAGGAGCCGACGGCGTCGTATTTGGCGTCCTCGACGCAGTGGGACGGATTGACCGAGCCAGGACGGAGCGTCTGATCGATGCTGCGCGCCCGCTCCCCGTGACCTTCCATCGAGCGTTCGACGTCTCTCGTGATCTTCCCGAGAGTCTCGATACACTTCTGGAACTGGGTGTCGACCGGGTCCTCACATCAGCCGGACGAGCCCGTGTGCTCGACGCTCTCCCACTGCTGGCCAAGCTGCTCGCTCGGGCTGGGGATGCGGCCGTGATCCTCCCCGGTGGTGGTATTCGGGGTGACAACGTGCGTGAGGTTCTGGCTGTGCCAGGTGTCCGTGAGGTACACATGGGCGCCAGTGCCTATGAAGCGAGTCCGATGGGCTATCGAGTGGTGGGCGTGCCCATGGGCCGAGCCTACGAGCCGGACGAGTACTCACGAGAAGTCGCCGATCAAGCTCTGATTCGGGGCGTAGTCGACGCGCTCGTTCAGGGAGGAGAGTGA
- a CDS encoding glycosyltransferase family 2 protein has translation MPDLTPLLYSLPWLGLFVFARFVARFPAELPPPSEAPREGESTESGRSVSVIVPARNETLNIEACVASLLAQEYRPLEIIVVDDRSEDNTANLARGVEGGAFSQESPPGEVEPRVTVLDGRSLPEGWLGKPWACWQGAEVATGDLLLFTDADTTHSPRLLGRAVAGLEEEGADLLTIVGRQIMASFWERLVQPQIFFAMLLRFPDFERAAKNAKWRDAVANGQYLLFTREAYDRLEGHQAVKGEVVEDLAMAQHVKRTGLQLRIRSAETDFATRMYRSLDDLIEGWSKNLMIGGQLSLPRGLRSIVAPLAFAGGVAFWMLPSTVLALWAAGGGFTFGGVDLNVGGQQVMSDAAQIAVEAGVLVWAVSAYLISVAMWSWFTRRMGAQARYGWLYPLGAGVSAWIFLRSWRRGRTVEWKGRVYEVADPADAA, from the coding sequence GTGCCCGATCTGACTCCGCTCCTCTATTCACTGCCATGGCTGGGGCTGTTCGTGTTCGCGCGATTCGTCGCGCGATTTCCCGCCGAGCTGCCTCCACCGTCTGAGGCGCCGCGCGAAGGCGAGTCGACCGAGTCCGGACGATCGGTCAGCGTGATCGTGCCGGCCCGCAATGAGACACTGAACATCGAGGCGTGTGTTGCCTCGCTTCTGGCTCAAGAGTATCGGCCGCTCGAGATCATCGTCGTTGATGATCGGAGTGAGGATAACACTGCGAATTTGGCCCGGGGCGTCGAAGGTGGCGCCTTTTCTCAGGAGAGTCCGCCGGGCGAGGTCGAGCCGAGGGTGACGGTCCTCGACGGACGTTCTCTTCCGGAGGGTTGGCTCGGAAAGCCTTGGGCATGCTGGCAGGGGGCAGAGGTCGCCACGGGGGACCTGCTCCTGTTTACCGACGCGGACACGACGCATAGCCCCAGGTTGCTGGGCCGTGCCGTCGCCGGCCTTGAGGAAGAGGGCGCGGACCTGCTCACGATCGTGGGACGCCAGATCATGGCCTCGTTTTGGGAGCGTCTGGTTCAGCCGCAGATTTTCTTCGCCATGCTTCTTCGCTTCCCCGACTTCGAGAGAGCCGCGAAGAACGCGAAGTGGAGGGATGCTGTCGCCAACGGCCAGTATCTTCTTTTCACGCGGGAGGCCTACGACCGGCTTGAGGGGCATCAGGCAGTGAAAGGAGAGGTCGTCGAAGACCTTGCGATGGCGCAGCATGTGAAGCGGACTGGGCTTCAACTGCGCATTCGAAGCGCGGAGACGGACTTCGCGACCCGGATGTATCGGTCACTGGATGATCTCATTGAGGGATGGTCGAAGAACCTCATGATCGGGGGGCAACTGAGTTTGCCTCGCGGACTTCGCTCCATCGTGGCGCCGCTGGCGTTCGCCGGTGGTGTGGCGTTCTGGATGCTACCTTCGACGGTGCTCGCTCTGTGGGCGGCCGGTGGAGGATTCACCTTCGGAGGGGTCGATCTGAATGTGGGAGGTCAGCAGGTGATGTCCGACGCCGCTCAGATTGCGGTCGAGGCGGGCGTGCTCGTGTGGGCCGTTAGCGCGTATCTGATCAGCGTCGCTATGTGGAGCTGGTTCACCAGGCGGATGGGTGCGCAGGCACGGTATGGGTGGCTCTATCCGCTCGGGGCGGGCGTCTCCGCATGGATCTTCCTACGCTCCTGGAGGCGGGGCCGCACGGTGGAGTGGAAGGGCAGGGTTTACGAGGTCGCTGATCCCGCGGACGCCGCATGA
- a CDS encoding alkylphosphonate utilization protein, with the protein MVWRTLRRLRHEGWASEALDMLYLNDDVRVWAESGEQDPEPDLTGSLVHRDGNGAVLSAGDTVTLIKDLSIKGAGFTAKRGTAVRGISLVQDNAGTIEGRINGQQIVILTEFVKKSR; encoded by the coding sequence ATGGTTTGGCGTACGCTGCGGCGCCTCCGTCACGAGGGCTGGGCGTCAGAGGCCCTCGATATGCTCTACCTGAATGACGACGTGCGTGTGTGGGCCGAATCAGGTGAGCAGGACCCGGAACCCGATCTCACGGGAAGCCTCGTACACAGGGACGGCAATGGCGCGGTGCTCTCAGCCGGAGACACCGTGACGTTGATCAAAGACCTGAGCATCAAAGGGGCTGGCTTCACAGCAAAGAGAGGAACCGCCGTGCGAGGCATCTCACTCGTGCAGGACAACGCGGGAACTATTGAGGGCCGAATCAACGGCCAGCAGATCGTGATCCTGACAGAGTTCGTCAAGAAATCTAGATAG
- a CDS encoding zinc-binding dehydrogenase, with amino-acid sequence MPRMMRAAVFEDCGGPEVVVIKKVPIPEPGPGEVRVKVDAAAMNHLDLWVRRGLPIETPMPHIGGSDIAGVVDAVGPSAEDVPVGTRVVVDPSLGYDWYEGQDRGDSFEELPFRIIGEHTQGGFAEYAVVPAENLLEIPGDFPAAEAAAAGLVFVTAWRALITRGRLRAGERILITGASGGVGTAAVQVARRAGAKVFAVTGGIENVTRIKALGADIAYDRHEVDFSREVWRDTYKQGVDVVFDTVGEEIWPKCLRALSRGGRLVTSGATTGSHGVTELRLVFWKQLEIMGSTMGTPQEFREVMRLVFDGVFDPVIQEIMPLKDASRAHETLEKGEIFGKLVLEP; translated from the coding sequence ATGCCAAGAATGATGCGTGCCGCTGTTTTCGAGGACTGCGGAGGTCCGGAGGTCGTCGTGATCAAGAAGGTGCCGATCCCCGAACCGGGACCAGGTGAGGTGCGTGTGAAGGTCGATGCCGCGGCCATGAACCATCTTGATCTGTGGGTGCGCAGAGGCCTCCCGATCGAGACGCCGATGCCGCACATCGGCGGGTCTGACATCGCTGGTGTGGTGGATGCCGTCGGACCTAGTGCGGAGGATGTCCCGGTCGGTACGCGTGTCGTCGTGGATCCTTCCCTCGGCTACGACTGGTACGAGGGTCAGGATCGAGGGGATTCGTTCGAGGAGCTTCCCTTCCGGATTATTGGGGAGCACACCCAAGGAGGCTTCGCGGAGTACGCGGTTGTTCCGGCCGAGAACCTCCTCGAGATACCCGGCGACTTCCCGGCGGCTGAGGCCGCGGCCGCAGGCCTTGTATTTGTCACTGCATGGCGTGCGCTGATCACACGGGGGCGACTCAGGGCAGGGGAACGGATCTTGATTACAGGTGCTTCCGGTGGCGTCGGCACGGCCGCCGTGCAGGTGGCGAGGAGAGCCGGAGCGAAGGTGTTTGCCGTTACCGGTGGGATTGAGAACGTGACTCGGATCAAGGCCCTGGGTGCGGACATCGCCTACGACCGCCATGAGGTCGACTTCTCACGCGAGGTGTGGCGCGATACTTACAAGCAGGGCGTCGACGTCGTGTTCGATACGGTCGGCGAGGAGATCTGGCCGAAGTGCCTACGAGCTCTCTCGAGAGGCGGTCGGCTTGTGACGTCAGGAGCAACGACGGGGTCCCATGGTGTTACGGAACTTCGACTCGTCTTCTGGAAACAGCTCGAGATCATGGGCAGCACCATGGGTACGCCGCAGGAGTTCCGCGAGGTGATGCGACTCGTGTTCGACGGCGTGTTCGATCCGGTGATTCAGGAGATCATGCCTCTGAAGGATGCGAGTCGCGCGCACGAGACTCTCGAGAAGGGCGAGATCTTCGGGAAGCTGGTCTTGGAGCCGTGA